The following DNA comes from Hordeum vulgare subsp. vulgare chromosome 3H, MorexV3_pseudomolecules_assembly, whole genome shotgun sequence.
tagcggaactaccttgtttgtatctgtgttgtactcttagttattaataagaagacagttgaatcccgaattgtctatttgtattattatttgtgctatgttacttgcttgtgaaacgcttagatgcgcttctttcctattcgggggcctcgacccccagattggaaaggaccgcatcttggtcgttacaccagCGCCGCCCTCCGTCGCCGAGGTTGCTCCGCCGCGTGCCGTCGCGTCGACTGGCGGCCGGCGTAATGCCGGATCCAGGATCATCGGGTTTGGTGGCCTCTTGGCGGTTGGGATCGGGAGGCAAGGGCGCCGCCGGGGATAGTACAGTAAGTGAAACATAGCGCTGGTACATTTCATCAAAAAGAAGATAACCGAGGAAACGATGTCgagaaaataaagagaaaactgcAATCAATCGCATCCGACGGCCAAGGCTGGGCCACGACCGACGATATTTTCATACGCCAGCCTAGTTGATCATGCCTAGCGGCTCCAAAAATAGCATCGTTTGTGTACGGCGCCTAATGTAAGAAATGATGGATGTGTATGTATGCAACTCATCCTTCCTTCCTCGACCGAGCATGATAACACCATTGATATCCTTCCAACTCACTGCAGTCGGTTTGGTGGACACGTACCACATCGATCGATCACGTATACGTCACGTGGAGTACATCGAACTGATCGATCCCATCCCTGTATAAATGGAGATGCCACTCACCTCAAGCTCCAGGCCATCCTCGAGTTCAAGTAGACGACGCGGTGGTGAATCACGAGTGTGGTACCTAACCTAGCACTACCACCATGGTGCATCAAGCTCACGGCCTGCTcgtgcaggaggtggccgccgacgGGGAGCTGCCAAGCCGCTACGTGCTCAAGGAGCAGCAGGGCCGCCCGGCCGCCGCAGCCGACGCACAGCGTGCCGCGCCGTCCATCCCCACCGTGGACATGGGCCGCCTGGCCGACGCCGATGCCGGCGAGGCCGACAAGCTCCGGTCGGCGCTCGCCTCCTGGGGCCTCTTCGCGGTGACCGGCCACGGCATGACGGATCCGTTCCTCGACGCGATGCTCGGCGCGGCGCGCGGGTTCTTCCACCTGCCGACGGAGGCCAAGCAGGAGTACAGCAACGTGGTGGACGCCGACGACGGGGGCCGCAAGTTCCAGCCCGAGGGCTACGACGTCGACCGCGTCGACACGGACGAGCAGGTCCTCGACTGGTGCGACCGGCTCTACCTCCAGGTCCGCCCGGACGATGCGCGGCAGCTCCGCTTCTGGCCGACTCACCCGTCGGACCTCGCCGAGCTCCTCAAAGAGTTCAGCGTCGAGGGCGAGAAGGTGGCCAAGCTCGGTCGTCCGCCCGGTGGCGGCTGGgatcgggaggggagggggagctcGAGCCGCCGCATCGCCCCAGCCGCTCGAGCCGCCGCGTTGAACCGATCCAGATTCAGGTGAAAAAGGATCACGGGTTGAGTAGGCAAAATTACAGGGGATTTTGTGTAAGAACGAAATGTTTTCTTAAAGTATCCATTAAAACAGGAATGCGGATTAATTACCCGAAACGACATGGAtgtttttgcaaaaatgccacgacggacgtcaaaaaccctatttgctttattattaggaaaaGATTTGTCTTGCTAGATACAACACATACATATGGGTCGAATATGATTTTTTAAACGCTCCTTTTTAACAAGTAATTGCCATAATTAAAATACTTTGTGTTGTCAAATATGTCCTTGATGATTGGACGGTTCAAACCAAATATTTCTCTTACCTCTTAGGGAGTAATAGGGGTCATCTTAAATGAACTTTCCTTAAAAGAGgcacaattatttactacctccATCTAGGTTTATTAGTCTCCGTTGTATTTATGCCAAGTTTTGattaataaatatgaatgcatgtCATAAAatattatattgttgaatttgtatTTAAATGGGAAGTTTAGATTCTAACGATATTATTGATGCTACATATAACAAATattttattgctaaacgttagttGTCAAAACATGACCCAAAATGCGAGGGGCTAGTAATTCTAGAAGGATGTAGTAATTATTTGCTCCAGAACAGTAGCTAATTGCACACTAATTTAAGGATTGGTTTTATATAAACAGAGAAATGCATGCAATGATGAGGTGACCGAATAGAAAATTGATGCTTTTTGATGCCATGAACGGGTGAGCAATAAGTTCATCACATATTAATTTCGAGCTGTCAAATCAGTGATTCATCACGCTCATTAAACAACAGTTTCATTGCATTCACTCGAGCCTGACAAATGGGCAACTCCCATACGGTTGCACTATTCACGCAGATACGTATATTGCTCCGTATAATTTAGAAAAGCCTGACACACTTAATCACGAGGGCCATATCCACGAAGGGGATAACGAGCTGCCTGGCGCTCGGCCTCTGCAACGCCTCTCTCGCCTTGGCTCGGCCTCTTCATCTTGCATGCAACTCGGTCAATGGCGCCTCTACCTACACGGCTGCCACTATCGCTTGAGATAATGCTGCAACAACTTCTTCAATCGAAAAGGCGCAAAGTAACGGTAGTTACCGCGTCTTGCACATGTTTCTCGTTGTTGCACGCCCATTCACGGGTATATAAAACTCCATCATTTGCATCGGCTCGCCCCTCACTAAGCCTGGTCGTAATGGAAGtatagtatcatgcatgtcaactaggcatatttgatgaggtggcatgGAACTAAATGAAGAAATAGAGGGTTgattatcatattatgataccgtatcatattaaatgttgtgctattatatgtcatgcatggcaataaatgaacttTTCTATGATACTAGCACATGATACTACGCATTGcggatgtagtatcatacactagtatcatatgcatgatactagtatatatgatactccccattacaaccagcctaaccaCATCGCCCCCATAAGCCAAGTGCCACCCTGCCCCCTCTCGTCACCCTTCTTTGTCGCTGCCACAATCACCCCATCAACCATCTCGGTGTGGCCATGCCCTCCCCTTGTACCTTTCCTCGGCAAGACCAAAGAGGACCATGTCGAGAGAGTTCTAGCAAAGAGTTTGTGACTATTCCAAGTGGCTTAAAGACGAcacacataataaggcttagggtGTGTTTAGTTGGAGGAACGAAGTGGAATTTAATGGGTCGGACCCGTCCTGAAGGCCGTTCTCGTGTTTAGTTGAAAAATGGAATGAAATGAAGTGGTTCCAGGAACGGCATATTTCCTCTTTATGCCGTTCCGTGCGGTTCCTCCAAATCGAGCGGACCACGCGGAACCGCTCTCGCACGAAGCCTCTCGCTCCTTCTCTCGCACAAACTCGCACTTCTCCTCTCGTTGGCCGCTCCTCTCCTCTCGCCGGTCAGTCCTCTCCTCTCGCCGACCGCTCCTCTCCCTCTTCCACGTCGTCGGGCGCTCCTTGCCTTCCTCTGTGACTCCgctctcttctctctcttctgCACCGATGACCGGGACTAGCAAAGGGGCGACGGATGCAGGGCATGCGGGCGGGAAGAGGAGCTTCGACGTCTAGCACTCGGCCGACTGCAGGGGGTCTGT
Coding sequences within:
- the LOC123440576 gene encoding 2-oxoglutarate-dependent dioxygenase 11-like; the encoded protein is MVHQAHGLLVQEVAADGELPSRYVLKEQQGRPAAAADAQRAAPSIPTVDMGRLADADAGEADKLRSALASWGLFAVTGHGMTDPFLDAMLGAARGFFHLPTEAKQEYSNVVDADDGGRKFQPEGYDVDRVDTDEQVLDWCDRLYLQVRPDDARQLRFWPTHPSDLAELLKEFSVEGEKVAKLGRPPGGGWDREGRGSSSRRIAPAARAAALNRSRFR